A window of the Lolium perenne isolate Kyuss_39 chromosome 7, Kyuss_2.0, whole genome shotgun sequence genome harbors these coding sequences:
- the LOC127312103 gene encoding putative pectinesterase/pectinesterase inhibitor 38: MARISCLLLAAVVVATTAAAAAAGGGGSVLDKPISALRPDVVVDKAGGGGAVTTVGEALQRLERRVKGAAEYFIIYIKQGIYDEHLVIEAPKVVLIGDGMEKTIITGSLCNKTGQTLHESATLTATEDAHGFMARDIGIHNTAGAADSKQAVALFSDSNHSVFYRCDIKGFQDTLLANQHLHSSTATATSPARSTSSLGMRRPCSKTATSNLAVRRTPEATT, translated from the exons ATGGCTCGAATCAGTTGCCTGCTGCTGGCCGCTGTCGTGGTGGCAAccacggccgccgccgctgctgctggaGGAGGCGGGAGCGTCCTGGACAAGCCCATCTCTGCGCTGAGGCCCGACGTGGTGGTCGACAAGGCAGGAGGTGGCGGCGCGGTGACCACTGTTGGCGAGGCGTTGCAGCGTTTGGAGAGAAGGGTCAAGGGAGCGGCCGAGTACTTCATCATCTATATCAAGCAGGGCATATATGACGAGCACCTCGTCATAGAGGCTCCCAAGGTTGTCCTGATTGGGGACGGCATGGAGAAGACAATCATCACCGGCAGCTTGTGCAACAAGACGGGGCAGACTCTGCATGAGTCAGCCACACTGA CGGCAACCGAAGATGCCCACGGATTCATGGCGCGCGACATCGGCATCCACAACACGGCGGGTGCTGCTGACTCCAAACAGGCGGTCGCGCTCTTCTCCGACTCAAACCATTCCGTCTTCTACAGATGCGACATCAAGGGCTTCCAAGACACACTCCTAGCCAACCAGCATCTCCATAGTTCTACCGCGACTGCCACATCTCCGGCACGGTCGACTTCATCTTTGGGAATGCGGCGGCCATGTTCCAAAACTGCAACATCTAACCTCGCCGTCCGGCGGACCCCCGAAGCCACGACGTGA